A part of Hydrogenispora ethanolica genomic DNA contains:
- a CDS encoding carbohydrate-binding protein, with translation MTIFDSFRKAFGWNQRNLQEMATFEGQGVTWDPAPAKAGEIVSIHYRGFLTDAGSQEIYLHYAFDNWNTPVQTGKMERQANGDYGIKIQTAGTALNFCFKDSENHWDNNRGENWNLHLQS, from the coding sequence TTGACGATTTTCGATTCGTTCCGGAAGGCGTTCGGCTGGAACCAACGGAACCTGCAGGAAATGGCAACCTTTGAGGGACAAGGGGTGACCTGGGACCCGGCTCCCGCCAAGGCCGGGGAGATCGTCTCCATTCACTACCGGGGTTTCTTGACAGACGCCGGGAGTCAAGAGATTTATTTACATTATGCCTTCGATAACTGGAACACTCCCGTCCAGACCGGCAAAATGGAGCGGCAAGCCAACGGCGATTATGGCATCAAAATTCAAACGGCCGGGACGGCGCTGAATTTTTGCTTTAAGGATTCGGAGAATCATTGGGACAATAATCGAGGCGAGAATTGGAATCTCCATTTGCAATCATAG